The following proteins come from a genomic window of Diorhabda carinulata isolate Delta chromosome X, icDioCari1.1, whole genome shotgun sequence:
- the LOC130902205 gene encoding PH and SEC7 domain-containing protein isoform X1: MAEELHVVLNRSENTGFGFSLLGEPGLPPIIYNILDDSPAAESGEVEVGDVILKVNETDVIRFSTKEVLKCLRLSSDPVTLKIKRDPKIKATVHKHLCDIEKTSKLPAVHTTNITSLSNSKKPEPAVHKTQNALIRHGSTTNGSCAEQEPLLHQDHHEEDQLRPFESEQNERLQWQPLAAYTNEFINKSKTHGQPKFEAYMMTGEHILNISRMPQTTTIVPKQQKKILLQMENLRYHNSHAHHLRHQQHTSVPNSPNESDLGRNATKTGPNSASTSPISANKRDQHQPSPVDSYNYVRTSRSEDQLQGQNDLYNVSVANSEADEDVTSSLNTLLDTRPDSATGNCNSDSDRIVWTYNAPISDQHKFAHALSNGSSSSHSNASPTSSSPLHSTGSPASPTSVSSSVMSSHSGISGSKRTPYGLSNGPTGQLPGGGDYSVSEAVSNISSPDYHDDDIVGLRDCVMEISDHSDSDSTLLVSEPRQRHVRVHNSNSMGSGNSDGSDHRIVIQVKGPDKDRHRQSDSMSTLKEDSDSYQVSNDVLQDLEHEEDGFREISNNKSSPLSSEDESDVESLHSFHYSPKAVDMPSAIRLAKRLYSLDGFKKSDVSRHLSKNNDFSRAVAEEYLKYFDFEKDTLDIALRKFLKQFSLTGETQERERVLVHFSKRYLDCNPGSFNSQDAVHTLTCAIMLLNTDIHGQNIGRKMTCNEFIENLAGLNECENFPRDVLKQLYHAIKNYPLEWALDEEPEERNSVQVQPRSTDSGNIGGNPFLEIPVMANAVEYKKGYVMRKCCYEANAKRSLCCIFLAPFHKRSWKMFYCTLRDLVLYLHKDENGFRKNQMGDNLHNAIRIHHALATKASDYTKKQYVFRLQTADQAEYLFQTSDSKELQSWIDTINFVSASFSAPPLEAAVGSQKKFQRPLLPCSHTKLSLREQLADHEERVMRLGAMLDDHRKSPPEKGSKSQVIQNYKEKETYLTYELKRYKTYSLMLRSKMSHYPELTVSLAENSIGEADETLAGAIGPSVCLLDETGGGVVAPPLPDRPSPTVNRCSFTLVHIIYYPDDQTMLLRFVQYFFLPFLYSPITN; this comes from the exons GTAGAAGTTGGAGatgtaattttaaaagttaacgAAACCGATGTGATACGATTTAGTACGAAAGAAG TTCTCAAATGTCTGCGATTATCTTCAGACCCAGTTACGTTGAAAATTAAACGAG atCCAAAAATCAAAGCGACGGTCCACAAACATCTTTGCGATATAGAAAAAACCTCTAAACTACCCGCTGTTCACACTactaacataacctcactttctAATTCTAAGAAACCAGAACCGGCAGTTCATAAg ACACAAAATGCTTTGATACGACATGGTTCAACAACAAATGGTAGCTGTGCGGAACAAGAACCTCTCCTTCATCAAGACCATCACGAAGAAGATCAACTGCGACCGTTTGAGAGCGAACAAAATGAACGATTACAATGGCAACCATTGGCTGCATACACCAATGAATTCATTAACAAATCGAAGACACATGGACAACCGAAATTCGAGGCATATATGATGACCGGTgaacatattttgaatatatcgAGAATGCCGCAGACTACAACCATTGTACCTAAGCAACAGAAGAAG ATTTTGTTACAGATGGAGAATCTGAGATATCACAATAGTCACGCCCATCATCTAAGGCATCAACAGCATACCTCGGTACCAAACAGTCCCAACGAATCAGATTTGGGACGTAACGCTACTAAAACTGGTCCAAATTCAGCTTCTACTTCCCCTATTAGTGCCAACAAAAGAGATCAACATCAACCGTCTCCCGTTGATTCTTACAATTACGTAAGAACAAGTAGATCAGAG GACCAACTTCAAGGTCAAAACGATCTTTACAACGTGAGCGTCGCCAATTCGGAAGCAGACGAAGATGTTACGAGCTCTCTGAACACGTTACTCGACACACGACCCGATTCCGCAACGGGGAATTGTAACAGCGACAGCGATCGCATCGTTTGGACTTACAATGCACCGATTTCCGATCAACACAAATTCGCTCATGCGCTATCGAACGGAAGTAGTTCTTCGCATAGCAACGCTTCTCCGACATCTTCGAGTCCGTTACATTCTACCGGATCTCCCGCTTCGCCTACTTCAGTGTCTTCCTCTGTGATGTCCAGCCATTCAGGTATTtcag gatCAAAACGAACTCCATACGGTCTTTCTAATGGACCTACGGGACAACTACCGGGAGGCGGCGATTACAGTGTTTCAGAAGCGGTATCGAATATTTCCAGTCCCGATTATCATGACGATGATATAGTCGGTTTACGAGATTGCGTTATGGAAATTAGTGATCATAGTGATAGTGACAGTACTTTGTTAGTGTCAGAACCTCGACAGAGGCATGTTAGAGTACATAACAGTAATTCGATGGGTAGTGGTAATTCGGACGGTAGTGATCATCGAATTGTGATACAAGTGAAAGGACCCGATAAGGATAGACATAGACAGAGTGATAGTATGTCGACGTTGAAAGAAGATAGCGATAGTTATCAG gTATCGAATGATGTATTACAAGATTTAGAACACGAAGAAGACGGTTTTCGGGAGATATCTAATAATAAATCGTCTCCGTTATCTTCGGAAGATGAAAGTGATGTAGAAAGTCTTCATAGTTTTCACTATTCACCTAAAGCGGTCGATATGCCTTCCGCTATCAGACTTGCGAAAAGGTTGTATAGTCTCGATGGTTTTAAGAAATCTGACGTTTCTAGACATCTTAGTAAAAA taacGATTTTAGTAGAGCAGTGGCAGAAGAATAcctgaaatattttgacttcgAAAAAGATACCTTAGATATAGCTTTAAGAAAGTTCCTGAAGCAATTCTCTCTCACCGGCGAAACTCAAGAGAGGGAACGAGTTCTTGTTCATTTTTCCAAGAGATATTTAGACTGTAATCCCGGATCTTTCAATTCTCAAG ATGCCGTACACACTTTAACTTGTGCCATTATGTTGCTCAACACAGATATACACGGCCAAAATATAGGAAGGAAAATGACTTGTAACgaattcatagaaaatttaGCTGGTTTAAACGAGTGCGAAAATTTCCCGAGGgatgttttaaaacaattgtaTCACGCGATCAAAAATTATCCTCTGGAATGGGCGTT GGATGAAGAACCCGAAGAAAGAAATAGTGTACAAGTTCAACCCAGAAGTACGGATAGCGGTAACATTGGAGGTAATCCTTTCCTTGAGATACCAGTTATGGCTAATGCCGTTGAATACAAGAAAGGATATGTCATGAGGAAATGTTGTTACGAAGCTAACGCCAAAAGAA GCCTTTGCTGCATTTTTTTAGCACCGTTTCACAAACGTAGCTGGAAGATGTTTTATTGCACACTCCGAGACCTGGTGCTGTATTTACACAAGGACGAAAACGGCTTCAGGAAGAATCAGATGGGGGATAATTTACATAACGCCATCAGGATACATCATGCGTTGGCTACCAAGGCTTCGGATTATACCAAAAAACAGTACGTCTTTAGATTACAGACTGCAGATCAAGCGGAATATCTCTTTCAAACTAg TGATTCAAAGGAATTGCAATCTTGGATAGACACGATCAATTTCGTGAGTGCGAGTTTTTCAGCGCCGCCATTGGAAGCAGCCGTTGGTTCTCAGAAGAAATTCCAGAGGCCGTTGCTACCATGCAGTCACACTAAATTATCTTTG aGAGAACAACTAGCGGATCATGAGGAGAGAGTAATGAGACTGGGAGCTATGTTGGATGATCATCGGAAATCTCCACCAGAAAAAGGATCAAAATCACAAGTCATACAAAACTATAAGGAAAAGGAAACTTATCTAACTTATGAG TTGAAACGGTATAAGACTTATAGTTTGATGTTGCGTTCAAAGATGTCGCATTATCCGGAACTGACGGTCAGTTTGGCGGAAAACTCTATCGGCGAAGCGGACGAAACGCTGGCGGGCGCGATTGGACCATCTGTTTGCTTGTTGGACGAGACGGGAGGTGGCGTCGTGGCGCCCCCATTACCGGATCGCCCTTCTCCCACTGTGAATAG GTGTAGTTTTACTCTTGTGCACATTATTTACTATCCCGATGATCAAACAATGCTCCTAAggtttgttcaatatttttttttaccgtTCCTATATTCCCCCATTACTAATTAA
- the LOC130902205 gene encoding PH and SEC7 domain-containing protein isoform X4, whose protein sequence is MAEELHVVLNRSENTGFGFSLLGEPGLPPIIYNILDDSPAAESGEVEVGDVILKVNETDVIRFSTKEVLKCLRLSSDPVTLKIKRDPKIKATVHKHLCDIEKTSKLPAVHTTNITSLSNSKKPEPAVHKTQNALIRHGSTTNGSCAEQEPLLHQDHHEEDQLRPFESEQNERLQWQPLAAYTNEFINKSKTHGQPKFEAYMMTGEHILNISRMPQTTTIVPKQQKKMENLRYHNSHAHHLRHQQHTSVPNSPNESDLGRNATKTGPNSASTSPISANKRDQHQPSPVDSYNYVRTSRSEDQLQGQNDLYNVSVANSEADEDVTSSLNTLLDTRPDSATGNCNSDSDRIVWTYNAPISDQHKFAHALSNGSSSSHSNASPTSSSPLHSTGSPASPTSVSSSVMSSHSGSKRTPYGLSNGPTGQLPGGGDYSVSEAVSNISSPDYHDDDIVGLRDCVMEISDHSDSDSTLLVSEPRQRHVRVHNSNSMGSGNSDGSDHRIVIQVKGPDKDRHRQSDSMSTLKEDSDSYQVSNDVLQDLEHEEDGFREISNNKSSPLSSEDESDVESLHSFHYSPKAVDMPSAIRLAKRLYSLDGFKKSDVSRHLSKNNDFSRAVAEEYLKYFDFEKDTLDIALRKFLKQFSLTGETQERERVLVHFSKRYLDCNPGSFNSQDAVHTLTCAIMLLNTDIHGQNIGRKMTCNEFIENLAGLNECENFPRDVLKQLYHAIKNYPLEWALDEEPEERNSVQVQPRSTDSGNIGGNPFLEIPVMANAVEYKKGYVMRKCCYEANAKRSLCCIFLAPFHKRSWKMFYCTLRDLVLYLHKDENGFRKNQMGDNLHNAIRIHHALATKASDYTKKQYVFRLQTADQAEYLFQTSDSKELQSWIDTINFVSASFSAPPLEAAVGSQKKFQRPLLPCSHTKLSLREQLADHEERVMRLGAMLDDHRKSPPEKGSKSQVIQNYKEKETYLTYELKRYKTYSLMLRSKMSHYPELTVSLAENSIGEADETLAGAIGPSVCLLDETGGGVVAPPLPDRPSPTVNRCSFTLVHIIYYPDDQTMLLRFVQYFFLPFLYSPITN, encoded by the exons GTAGAAGTTGGAGatgtaattttaaaagttaacgAAACCGATGTGATACGATTTAGTACGAAAGAAG TTCTCAAATGTCTGCGATTATCTTCAGACCCAGTTACGTTGAAAATTAAACGAG atCCAAAAATCAAAGCGACGGTCCACAAACATCTTTGCGATATAGAAAAAACCTCTAAACTACCCGCTGTTCACACTactaacataacctcactttctAATTCTAAGAAACCAGAACCGGCAGTTCATAAg ACACAAAATGCTTTGATACGACATGGTTCAACAACAAATGGTAGCTGTGCGGAACAAGAACCTCTCCTTCATCAAGACCATCACGAAGAAGATCAACTGCGACCGTTTGAGAGCGAACAAAATGAACGATTACAATGGCAACCATTGGCTGCATACACCAATGAATTCATTAACAAATCGAAGACACATGGACAACCGAAATTCGAGGCATATATGATGACCGGTgaacatattttgaatatatcgAGAATGCCGCAGACTACAACCATTGTACCTAAGCAACAGAAGAAG ATGGAGAATCTGAGATATCACAATAGTCACGCCCATCATCTAAGGCATCAACAGCATACCTCGGTACCAAACAGTCCCAACGAATCAGATTTGGGACGTAACGCTACTAAAACTGGTCCAAATTCAGCTTCTACTTCCCCTATTAGTGCCAACAAAAGAGATCAACATCAACCGTCTCCCGTTGATTCTTACAATTACGTAAGAACAAGTAGATCAGAG GACCAACTTCAAGGTCAAAACGATCTTTACAACGTGAGCGTCGCCAATTCGGAAGCAGACGAAGATGTTACGAGCTCTCTGAACACGTTACTCGACACACGACCCGATTCCGCAACGGGGAATTGTAACAGCGACAGCGATCGCATCGTTTGGACTTACAATGCACCGATTTCCGATCAACACAAATTCGCTCATGCGCTATCGAACGGAAGTAGTTCTTCGCATAGCAACGCTTCTCCGACATCTTCGAGTCCGTTACATTCTACCGGATCTCCCGCTTCGCCTACTTCAGTGTCTTCCTCTGTGATGTCCAGCCATTCAG gatCAAAACGAACTCCATACGGTCTTTCTAATGGACCTACGGGACAACTACCGGGAGGCGGCGATTACAGTGTTTCAGAAGCGGTATCGAATATTTCCAGTCCCGATTATCATGACGATGATATAGTCGGTTTACGAGATTGCGTTATGGAAATTAGTGATCATAGTGATAGTGACAGTACTTTGTTAGTGTCAGAACCTCGACAGAGGCATGTTAGAGTACATAACAGTAATTCGATGGGTAGTGGTAATTCGGACGGTAGTGATCATCGAATTGTGATACAAGTGAAAGGACCCGATAAGGATAGACATAGACAGAGTGATAGTATGTCGACGTTGAAAGAAGATAGCGATAGTTATCAG gTATCGAATGATGTATTACAAGATTTAGAACACGAAGAAGACGGTTTTCGGGAGATATCTAATAATAAATCGTCTCCGTTATCTTCGGAAGATGAAAGTGATGTAGAAAGTCTTCATAGTTTTCACTATTCACCTAAAGCGGTCGATATGCCTTCCGCTATCAGACTTGCGAAAAGGTTGTATAGTCTCGATGGTTTTAAGAAATCTGACGTTTCTAGACATCTTAGTAAAAA taacGATTTTAGTAGAGCAGTGGCAGAAGAATAcctgaaatattttgacttcgAAAAAGATACCTTAGATATAGCTTTAAGAAAGTTCCTGAAGCAATTCTCTCTCACCGGCGAAACTCAAGAGAGGGAACGAGTTCTTGTTCATTTTTCCAAGAGATATTTAGACTGTAATCCCGGATCTTTCAATTCTCAAG ATGCCGTACACACTTTAACTTGTGCCATTATGTTGCTCAACACAGATATACACGGCCAAAATATAGGAAGGAAAATGACTTGTAACgaattcatagaaaatttaGCTGGTTTAAACGAGTGCGAAAATTTCCCGAGGgatgttttaaaacaattgtaTCACGCGATCAAAAATTATCCTCTGGAATGGGCGTT GGATGAAGAACCCGAAGAAAGAAATAGTGTACAAGTTCAACCCAGAAGTACGGATAGCGGTAACATTGGAGGTAATCCTTTCCTTGAGATACCAGTTATGGCTAATGCCGTTGAATACAAGAAAGGATATGTCATGAGGAAATGTTGTTACGAAGCTAACGCCAAAAGAA GCCTTTGCTGCATTTTTTTAGCACCGTTTCACAAACGTAGCTGGAAGATGTTTTATTGCACACTCCGAGACCTGGTGCTGTATTTACACAAGGACGAAAACGGCTTCAGGAAGAATCAGATGGGGGATAATTTACATAACGCCATCAGGATACATCATGCGTTGGCTACCAAGGCTTCGGATTATACCAAAAAACAGTACGTCTTTAGATTACAGACTGCAGATCAAGCGGAATATCTCTTTCAAACTAg TGATTCAAAGGAATTGCAATCTTGGATAGACACGATCAATTTCGTGAGTGCGAGTTTTTCAGCGCCGCCATTGGAAGCAGCCGTTGGTTCTCAGAAGAAATTCCAGAGGCCGTTGCTACCATGCAGTCACACTAAATTATCTTTG aGAGAACAACTAGCGGATCATGAGGAGAGAGTAATGAGACTGGGAGCTATGTTGGATGATCATCGGAAATCTCCACCAGAAAAAGGATCAAAATCACAAGTCATACAAAACTATAAGGAAAAGGAAACTTATCTAACTTATGAG TTGAAACGGTATAAGACTTATAGTTTGATGTTGCGTTCAAAGATGTCGCATTATCCGGAACTGACGGTCAGTTTGGCGGAAAACTCTATCGGCGAAGCGGACGAAACGCTGGCGGGCGCGATTGGACCATCTGTTTGCTTGTTGGACGAGACGGGAGGTGGCGTCGTGGCGCCCCCATTACCGGATCGCCCTTCTCCCACTGTGAATAG GTGTAGTTTTACTCTTGTGCACATTATTTACTATCCCGATGATCAAACAATGCTCCTAAggtttgttcaatatttttttttaccgtTCCTATATTCCCCCATTACTAATTAA
- the LOC130902205 gene encoding PH and SEC7 domain-containing protein isoform X9, with the protein MAEELHVVLNRSENTGFGFSLLGEPGLPPIIYNILDDSPAAESGEVEVGDVILKVNETDVIRFSTKEVLKCLRLSSDPVTLKIKRDPKIKATVHKHLCDIEKTSKLPAVHTTNITSLSNSKKPEPAVHKTQNALIRHGSTTNGSCAEQEPLLHQDHHEEDQLRPFESEQNERLQWQPLAAYTNEFINKSKTHGQPKFEAYMMTGEHILNISRMPQTTTIVPKQQKKMENLRYHNSHAHHLRHQQHTSVPNSPNESDLGRNATKTGPNSASTSPISANKRDQHQPSPVDSYNYVRTSRSEDQLQGQNDLYNVSVANSEADEDVTSSLNTLLDTRPDSATGNCNSDSDRIVWTYNAPISDQHKFAHALSNGSSSSHSNASPTSSSPLHSTGSPASPTSVSSSVMSSHSGSKRTPYGLSNGPTGQLPGGGDYSVSEAVSNISSPDYHDDDIVGLRDCVMEISDHSDSDSTLLVSEPRQRHVRVHNSNSMGSGNSDGSDHRIVIQVKGPDKDRHRQSDSMSTLKEDSDSYQVSNDVLQDLEHEEDGFREISNNKSSPLSSEDESDVESLHSFHYSPKAVDMPSAIRLAKRLYSLDGFKKSDVSRHLSKNNDFSRAVAEEYLKYFDFEKDTLDIALRKFLKQFSLTGETQERERVLVHFSKRYLDCNPGSFNSQDAVHTLTCAIMLLNTDIHGQNIGRKMTCNEFIENLAGLNECENFPRDVLKQLYHAIKNYPLEWALDEEPEERNSVQVQPRSTDSGNIGGNPFLEIPVMANAVEYKKGYVMRKCCYEANAKRTPFHKRSWKMFYCTLRDLVLYLHKDENGFRKNQMGDNLHNAIRIHHALATKASDYTKKQYVFRLQTADQAEYLFQTSDSKELQSWIDTINFVSASFSAPPLEAAVGSQKKFQRPLLPCSHTKLSLREQLADHEERVMRLGAMLDDHRKSPPEKGSKSQVIQNYKEKETYLTYELKRYKTYSLMLRSKMSHYPELTVSLAENSIGEADETLAGAIGPSVCLLDETGGGVVAPPLPDRPSPTVNRCSFTLVHIIYYPDDQTMLLRFVQYFFLPFLYSPITN; encoded by the exons GTAGAAGTTGGAGatgtaattttaaaagttaacgAAACCGATGTGATACGATTTAGTACGAAAGAAG TTCTCAAATGTCTGCGATTATCTTCAGACCCAGTTACGTTGAAAATTAAACGAG atCCAAAAATCAAAGCGACGGTCCACAAACATCTTTGCGATATAGAAAAAACCTCTAAACTACCCGCTGTTCACACTactaacataacctcactttctAATTCTAAGAAACCAGAACCGGCAGTTCATAAg ACACAAAATGCTTTGATACGACATGGTTCAACAACAAATGGTAGCTGTGCGGAACAAGAACCTCTCCTTCATCAAGACCATCACGAAGAAGATCAACTGCGACCGTTTGAGAGCGAACAAAATGAACGATTACAATGGCAACCATTGGCTGCATACACCAATGAATTCATTAACAAATCGAAGACACATGGACAACCGAAATTCGAGGCATATATGATGACCGGTgaacatattttgaatatatcgAGAATGCCGCAGACTACAACCATTGTACCTAAGCAACAGAAGAAG ATGGAGAATCTGAGATATCACAATAGTCACGCCCATCATCTAAGGCATCAACAGCATACCTCGGTACCAAACAGTCCCAACGAATCAGATTTGGGACGTAACGCTACTAAAACTGGTCCAAATTCAGCTTCTACTTCCCCTATTAGTGCCAACAAAAGAGATCAACATCAACCGTCTCCCGTTGATTCTTACAATTACGTAAGAACAAGTAGATCAGAG GACCAACTTCAAGGTCAAAACGATCTTTACAACGTGAGCGTCGCCAATTCGGAAGCAGACGAAGATGTTACGAGCTCTCTGAACACGTTACTCGACACACGACCCGATTCCGCAACGGGGAATTGTAACAGCGACAGCGATCGCATCGTTTGGACTTACAATGCACCGATTTCCGATCAACACAAATTCGCTCATGCGCTATCGAACGGAAGTAGTTCTTCGCATAGCAACGCTTCTCCGACATCTTCGAGTCCGTTACATTCTACCGGATCTCCCGCTTCGCCTACTTCAGTGTCTTCCTCTGTGATGTCCAGCCATTCAG gatCAAAACGAACTCCATACGGTCTTTCTAATGGACCTACGGGACAACTACCGGGAGGCGGCGATTACAGTGTTTCAGAAGCGGTATCGAATATTTCCAGTCCCGATTATCATGACGATGATATAGTCGGTTTACGAGATTGCGTTATGGAAATTAGTGATCATAGTGATAGTGACAGTACTTTGTTAGTGTCAGAACCTCGACAGAGGCATGTTAGAGTACATAACAGTAATTCGATGGGTAGTGGTAATTCGGACGGTAGTGATCATCGAATTGTGATACAAGTGAAAGGACCCGATAAGGATAGACATAGACAGAGTGATAGTATGTCGACGTTGAAAGAAGATAGCGATAGTTATCAG gTATCGAATGATGTATTACAAGATTTAGAACACGAAGAAGACGGTTTTCGGGAGATATCTAATAATAAATCGTCTCCGTTATCTTCGGAAGATGAAAGTGATGTAGAAAGTCTTCATAGTTTTCACTATTCACCTAAAGCGGTCGATATGCCTTCCGCTATCAGACTTGCGAAAAGGTTGTATAGTCTCGATGGTTTTAAGAAATCTGACGTTTCTAGACATCTTAGTAAAAA taacGATTTTAGTAGAGCAGTGGCAGAAGAATAcctgaaatattttgacttcgAAAAAGATACCTTAGATATAGCTTTAAGAAAGTTCCTGAAGCAATTCTCTCTCACCGGCGAAACTCAAGAGAGGGAACGAGTTCTTGTTCATTTTTCCAAGAGATATTTAGACTGTAATCCCGGATCTTTCAATTCTCAAG ATGCCGTACACACTTTAACTTGTGCCATTATGTTGCTCAACACAGATATACACGGCCAAAATATAGGAAGGAAAATGACTTGTAACgaattcatagaaaatttaGCTGGTTTAAACGAGTGCGAAAATTTCCCGAGGgatgttttaaaacaattgtaTCACGCGATCAAAAATTATCCTCTGGAATGGGCGTT GGATGAAGAACCCGAAGAAAGAAATAGTGTACAAGTTCAACCCAGAAGTACGGATAGCGGTAACATTGGAGGTAATCCTTTCCTTGAGATACCAGTTATGGCTAATGCCGTTGAATACAAGAAAGGATATGTCATGAGGAAATGTTGTTACGAAGCTAACGCCAAAAGAA CACCGTTTCACAAACGTAGCTGGAAGATGTTTTATTGCACACTCCGAGACCTGGTGCTGTATTTACACAAGGACGAAAACGGCTTCAGGAAGAATCAGATGGGGGATAATTTACATAACGCCATCAGGATACATCATGCGTTGGCTACCAAGGCTTCGGATTATACCAAAAAACAGTACGTCTTTAGATTACAGACTGCAGATCAAGCGGAATATCTCTTTCAAACTAg TGATTCAAAGGAATTGCAATCTTGGATAGACACGATCAATTTCGTGAGTGCGAGTTTTTCAGCGCCGCCATTGGAAGCAGCCGTTGGTTCTCAGAAGAAATTCCAGAGGCCGTTGCTACCATGCAGTCACACTAAATTATCTTTG aGAGAACAACTAGCGGATCATGAGGAGAGAGTAATGAGACTGGGAGCTATGTTGGATGATCATCGGAAATCTCCACCAGAAAAAGGATCAAAATCACAAGTCATACAAAACTATAAGGAAAAGGAAACTTATCTAACTTATGAG TTGAAACGGTATAAGACTTATAGTTTGATGTTGCGTTCAAAGATGTCGCATTATCCGGAACTGACGGTCAGTTTGGCGGAAAACTCTATCGGCGAAGCGGACGAAACGCTGGCGGGCGCGATTGGACCATCTGTTTGCTTGTTGGACGAGACGGGAGGTGGCGTCGTGGCGCCCCCATTACCGGATCGCCCTTCTCCCACTGTGAATAG GTGTAGTTTTACTCTTGTGCACATTATTTACTATCCCGATGATCAAACAATGCTCCTAAggtttgttcaatatttttttttaccgtTCCTATATTCCCCCATTACTAATTAA